One window of Nocardia sp. NBC_00508 genomic DNA carries:
- a CDS encoding hydroxymethylglutaryl-CoA lyase: MTAPLLRDVTLRDGLQLTGKPLPVQHKVDLVRRLLALGVPALEIGSMARPDLVPPMANTMELVAALTPEELRRCWVWVATPRHVEKAAAAGVRNFQYCFSVSDAHNRANIGRDTEASIAAMPDAVRLAREVDGSIQLCLATSFTCPFDGPVDPERVLAIARDPRTEGADDIVLADTLGQAHPGRVAALVTAVRDRTPQRRIVFHGHDTWGMGVANTLAAVTAGADMVDGALGGLGGCPFAPGASGNTASEDILFATRPPWFTPATLAALVEMSEELLAALGEPNRSRAVEGARSEASAFEWVVDRERAGHPRV; the protein is encoded by the coding sequence ATGACCGCACCGCTGCTACGCGACGTCACGCTGCGCGACGGACTCCAGCTGACCGGCAAACCGCTGCCGGTGCAGCACAAGGTGGATCTCGTCCGCCGCCTGCTCGCGCTCGGGGTGCCCGCGCTCGAAATCGGCTCGATGGCCCGCCCGGACCTGGTCCCGCCGATGGCGAACACGATGGAGTTGGTCGCCGCGCTGACGCCCGAGGAACTGCGCCGCTGCTGGGTGTGGGTGGCCACGCCGCGGCACGTGGAGAAAGCCGCCGCGGCGGGGGTCCGCAACTTCCAGTACTGCTTCTCGGTGTCGGACGCGCACAATCGGGCGAACATCGGGCGCGACACCGAGGCCAGCATCGCCGCGATGCCGGACGCGGTGCGCCTGGCCCGCGAGGTGGACGGGTCGATCCAGCTGTGCCTGGCGACGTCGTTCACCTGCCCCTTCGACGGTCCGGTCGACCCGGAGCGGGTACTCGCCATCGCCCGCGATCCCCGCACCGAGGGCGCGGACGACATCGTCCTCGCCGACACACTCGGGCAGGCGCATCCGGGCCGGGTGGCCGCGCTCGTCACGGCGGTACGGGATCGAACACCCCAGCGGCGCATCGTCTTTCACGGCCACGACACCTGGGGGATGGGCGTGGCCAACACCCTCGCCGCCGTCACGGCGGGCGCGGACATGGTCGATGGTGCGCTCGGCGGACTCGGCGGGTGCCCCTTCGCGCCGGGCGCGAGTGGCAACACCGCCTCCGAGGACATCCTGTTCGCGACCAGACCACCGTGGTTCACTCCGGCCACGCTGGCCGCGCTGGTGGAGATGTCGGAGGAACTGCTCGCCGCACTCGGTGAACCCAATCGCTCCCGCGCCGTCGAGGGCGCCCGATCGGAAGCCTCTGCCTTCGAGTGGGTCGTCGACCGGGAGCGTGCCGGTCATCCCCGGGTGTAG
- a CDS encoding RNA polymerase sigma factor — protein MADPTGREAVAAVWRIDSARIVGALARYTGDFALAEDLAQEALAEALVTWPREGVPRNPAGWLLTVGRRRAIDAFRRRSALDERYTALAHNMGEGGAVAGRAPADPVRDAEDVLWDPDQIDDDVLALMFISCHPVLPREARVALTLRVVGGLTSDEIATAFLAPTATVQARITRAKKTLAAARVPFEVPQAQQRGERLGSVLSVVYLIFTEGSSASSGDALIRLDLASEAQRLARVLARLMPNEPEVHGLLALLELTAARFPARTGPDGHPVLLEHQDRRRWDRAAIRRGRAALTRAEQVGRGLGAYGLQAAIAECHAAAASFDATNWERIVLLYEALGRLAPSPVVDLNRAVAVSMAQGPAAALPIVDDLRATESLANSHLLPTVRGELLTRLGRTDEARTELELALRLCRNRRERAVLHRKLADLG, from the coding sequence ATGGCCGATCCCACCGGCCGTGAGGCCGTCGCCGCCGTCTGGCGGATCGACTCGGCCCGGATCGTCGGTGCGCTCGCGCGGTACACCGGCGACTTCGCGCTGGCTGAGGACCTCGCCCAGGAGGCGCTGGCCGAGGCACTGGTGACCTGGCCCCGCGAGGGCGTGCCCCGCAACCCCGCTGGGTGGTTGCTCACCGTCGGACGGCGTCGCGCGATAGACGCGTTCCGCCGGCGCTCGGCCCTCGACGAGAGGTACACCGCCCTCGCCCACAATATGGGCGAGGGCGGTGCCGTCGCGGGGAGGGCACCTGCGGATCCGGTGCGGGACGCCGAAGACGTGCTGTGGGATCCGGACCAGATCGACGACGACGTGCTTGCGTTGATGTTCATCTCCTGCCACCCCGTGCTGCCGCGCGAGGCGCGGGTGGCGCTGACGCTGCGGGTGGTCGGCGGTCTGACCAGCGACGAGATCGCCACGGCGTTCCTCGCCCCGACCGCGACCGTGCAGGCCAGGATCACTCGGGCGAAGAAGACCCTGGCGGCGGCGCGGGTGCCGTTCGAGGTGCCCCAGGCCCAGCAGCGGGGCGAGCGGCTCGGCTCGGTGCTCAGCGTGGTCTACCTGATCTTCACCGAAGGGTCCTCGGCCAGCTCCGGTGACGCTCTGATCCGGCTCGACCTCGCGAGCGAAGCCCAGCGTCTGGCACGGGTGCTGGCCCGGCTGATGCCGAACGAACCGGAGGTCCACGGACTGCTGGCGCTGCTGGAGCTCACTGCGGCACGCTTTCCCGCGCGCACTGGGCCCGATGGCCATCCGGTGCTGCTCGAGCACCAAGACCGCCGCCGCTGGGACCGCGCCGCCATCCGCCGGGGACGAGCCGCGCTGACCCGCGCGGAGCAGGTCGGCCGGGGCCTGGGCGCCTACGGCTTGCAGGCTGCGATCGCCGAATGCCATGCTGCCGCCGCATCGTTCGATGCGACGAACTGGGAGCGCATCGTGCTCCTCTACGAGGCACTCGGCCGGCTCGCGCCGTCACCGGTGGTCGACCTCAACCGGGCGGTCGCGGTTTCGATGGCACAGGGACCGGCCGCGGCGCTGCCGATCGTGGACGACCTGCGGGCTACCGAGTCGCTGGCGAACTCCCACCTGCTGCCGACGGTTCGCGGGGAGCTGCTCACCCGATTGGGACGCACCGACGAGGCGCGCACCGAACTGGAACTCGCCCTACGGCTGTGCCGTAACCGGCGTGAGCGGGCCGTGCTGCATCGTAAGCTCGCCGACCTCGGCTGA
- a CDS encoding YciI family protein, whose product MKYMLIWRATDEALAGMANADFTEMLETIGKYNDEMIRAGVLLAAEGLDDAADGVVIDYSSETPVVTDGPYGETKELFGGFYILNVASKEEAIEWAKRAPITGPGFKTEIRRVTTIDEFPQDNEWIQKERAWREATGQL is encoded by the coding sequence ATGAAGTACATGCTGATCTGGCGCGCGACCGACGAGGCCCTCGCGGGGATGGCGAATGCCGACTTCACCGAGATGCTCGAGACCATAGGCAAGTACAACGACGAGATGATCCGGGCGGGCGTGCTGCTCGCCGCGGAAGGTCTCGACGACGCCGCCGACGGCGTGGTCATCGACTACTCGTCCGAGACTCCCGTGGTCACCGACGGACCCTACGGCGAGACAAAGGAGCTGTTCGGCGGGTTCTACATCCTCAACGTGGCATCGAAGGAGGAGGCGATCGAGTGGGCCAAGCGGGCGCCGATCACCGGGCCCGGCTTCAAGACCGAGATCCGCCGGGTCACCACCATCGACGAGTTCCCGCAGGACAACGAGTGGATCCAGAAGGAGCGGGCATGGCGCGAAGCCACCGGTCAGCTGTGA
- the bla gene encoding class A beta-lactamase has protein sequence MTSSPTIARRTLLRAALLLPLAGCASGTTSAPPSDPIGGPVSATPAPSAANDSDTRLAELERKFDARLGVYALATGTGVTVAYRADELFAFCSTFKGLAAAAVLQRNPLSHLDTVVTYTEADLTKNASITPRHVATGMTIRQLCDAAVRYSDGTAGNLLLRDLGGPAELTAYARSLGDTVTRMDRIEPLITEAAPGDPRDTSSPRALGTDYHKIVLGDTLPDEKRAFLRDLLERNATRSGARRIRAGIPQGWTVADKTGTGDYGTVNDIAIVWPPGSAPLVIAIMSSKADRDAAYDEALIAEAAAYVVNTLT, from the coding sequence GTGACTTCATCGCCGACCATCGCTCGCCGCACCCTACTCCGAGCGGCATTGCTTCTCCCGCTGGCCGGATGCGCGAGCGGCACGACGTCTGCGCCCCCATCCGATCCGATCGGTGGGCCGGTCTCCGCGACACCCGCGCCCTCAGCGGCGAACGACTCCGACACCCGCCTGGCCGAGTTGGAGCGGAAGTTCGACGCACGCCTGGGGGTGTATGCCCTCGCCACCGGCACCGGTGTCACCGTGGCCTACCGAGCGGACGAACTATTCGCGTTCTGTTCGACGTTCAAGGGATTGGCGGCCGCAGCGGTCTTGCAACGTAATCCGTTGTCGCACTTGGATACCGTCGTCACCTACACGGAAGCCGATCTCACGAAGAACGCATCCATCACGCCGCGGCACGTGGCCACGGGGATGACGATCCGTCAGCTGTGTGACGCCGCGGTCCGCTACAGCGACGGCACGGCAGGCAATCTCCTGCTCCGTGATCTCGGCGGGCCTGCCGAGCTGACGGCGTATGCCCGCAGCCTGGGCGACACGGTGACCCGGATGGACCGGATCGAGCCGCTGATCACCGAGGCCGCTCCGGGAGACCCGCGAGACACCTCGTCTCCCCGAGCGCTGGGCACCGACTATCACAAGATCGTACTGGGCGACACGCTGCCGGACGAGAAGCGCGCATTCCTCCGAGATCTGTTGGAGCGCAACGCTACCCGCTCCGGCGCTCGACGAATCCGGGCGGGGATCCCGCAGGGCTGGACCGTCGCCGACAAGACGGGGACCGGTGACTACGGCACAGTGAACGACATCGCCATCGTGTGGCCTCCGGGTTCCGCACCGCTGGTCATCGCGATCATGTCCAGCAAGGCCGACCGGGATGCCGCATACGACGAGGCCCTTATCGCGGAGGCCGCGGCATATGTGGTGAACACGCTCACGTGA
- the bla gene encoding class A beta-lactamase, producing the protein MSALTAVTAACGSGSDASANPKTTPAAATPSFIEMETSHAARLGVYAIDTASGRTIAHRDSERFPMASTFKGLACGALLRDHPLSTGYFDQVIHYPRTDLVEYSPVTEKRVDTGMTVAELCDAAITMSDNTAGNQLLKLLGGPEGFTAFLRSIGDNTSRLDRWETELNTAIPGDERDTTTPAALAADYRALVLGDVLAEPERERLKSLLIANTTGGQRIRAALPAGWTVGDKTGSPAYGGALDVAIAWPPGRAPLVIAVLTTKFEPNAKADNPLVANAARAVVETLG; encoded by the coding sequence ATGTCCGCGCTGACCGCCGTCACCGCCGCGTGCGGGTCCGGCAGCGATGCGTCGGCGAACCCGAAAACCACACCGGCTGCCGCGACCCCGTCGTTCATCGAGATGGAGACCAGCCACGCGGCACGGCTGGGTGTGTACGCGATCGACACCGCCTCCGGCCGCACTATCGCTCATCGGGACAGTGAGAGGTTCCCGATGGCTTCCACATTCAAGGGTCTCGCGTGCGGCGCTCTACTGCGTGACCATCCGCTGTCGACGGGTTACTTCGATCAGGTGATCCATTACCCCCGCACCGATCTCGTCGAGTATTCGCCGGTGACCGAGAAGCGCGTCGACACCGGCATGACCGTTGCCGAGCTGTGCGACGCCGCGATCACCATGTCGGACAACACCGCGGGCAACCAGCTGCTGAAACTCCTCGGCGGTCCGGAGGGTTTCACCGCGTTCCTGCGTTCGATCGGCGACAACACCTCGCGCCTGGACCGCTGGGAAACCGAACTGAACACCGCCATCCCTGGCGACGAGCGCGACACCACCACACCCGCGGCGCTCGCCGCCGACTACCGCGCCCTGGTCCTCGGCGATGTGCTGGCCGAACCCGAACGGGAGCGATTGAAGTCGTTGCTCATCGCCAATACCACCGGGGGCCAACGTATCCGTGCCGCGCTGCCTGCGGGCTGGACCGTCGGCGACAAGACCGGCAGCCCCGCCTACGGCGGAGCCCTCGATGTCGCCATCGCGTGGCCGCCCGGACGCGCCCCGCTCGTCATCGCTGTCCTGACCACGAAATTCGAGCCGAACGCCAAAGCCGACAACCCACTTGTCGCCAACGCCGCCCGTGCGGTCGTCGAGACGCTCGGGTAA
- a CDS encoding LysR family transcriptional regulator produces MDLIRHLRFFVSVADEGHFGRAAAALDMTQPPLSQGLRRLERHLGVDLIHRTRQGAVLTSAGLQLLPRARLLVDDAERLLAESHRIAHAHGAVHWGATAALPDRMVTACVGALRTVVAPGAAVSTAVGTTVDLIADVRAGLCDVAVIEHPALVDGVEARPVVKVPRWLVVPSDHRSTGAERPTFPMLAGLSFAHPPRATNPPAFDAVLDLLRERGLDAPTVPAPDDRTVFAAVAAGTSFGLTATPPSATPGVTWLRIAPQAVALRVRVVHRPGADTHADAVDRVLYRERL; encoded by the coding sequence ATGGACCTGATCCGCCACCTTCGCTTCTTCGTCTCCGTCGCGGACGAGGGGCACTTCGGCAGGGCGGCGGCCGCGCTCGACATGACCCAACCACCGCTGTCCCAGGGACTTCGGCGGCTCGAACGGCACCTTGGCGTCGACCTCATCCACCGCACCAGGCAGGGGGCCGTGCTCACCTCGGCCGGTCTCCAGCTGCTGCCCCGCGCTCGGCTGCTCGTCGACGACGCCGAGCGTCTGCTCGCCGAGTCGCACCGCATCGCGCACGCCCACGGCGCCGTGCACTGGGGCGCGACCGCGGCGCTGCCCGACCGGATGGTCACGGCCTGCGTGGGCGCACTGCGCACCGTGGTCGCCCCGGGCGCCGCGGTGTCCACCGCGGTGGGCACGACCGTCGATCTCATCGCCGACGTCCGCGCCGGCCTCTGCGACGTCGCGGTGATCGAGCATCCGGCCCTGGTCGACGGCGTCGAGGCGCGCCCGGTCGTCAAGGTGCCGCGGTGGCTCGTCGTGCCGTCGGATCACCGCAGCACCGGTGCCGAACGCCCCACCTTCCCCATGCTCGCCGGGCTGAGTTTCGCCCATCCGCCGCGCGCCACCAACCCGCCCGCCTTCGATGCCGTGCTGGACCTGCTGCGCGAGCGAGGCCTGGACGCGCCGACCGTGCCCGCGCCCGATGACCGCACCGTCTTCGCCGCGGTGGCCGCCGGAACGAGCTTCGGGCTCACGGCGACTCCTCCGTCCGCCACGCCGGGCGTGACCTGGCTGCGCATAGCGCCGCAGGCGGTCGCCCTGCGGGTGCGCGTCGTCCACCGTCCGGGAGCCGACACCCACGCCGATGCGGTGGACCGGGTGCTGTACCGGGAGCGCCTCTGA
- a CDS encoding serine hydrolase — MSGGRATDGHAAEERIRAVFADAGCTGWLHARRCDDSGAEISIGGRERVVVASVYKLPLFVAFCRYVDAGRIDPTSRLTVTPSDCTPGPTGIAVMRDPVTMSLRDLATSMMTVSDNAAADVLLGATGLGAVEELLDHLGLTQTRIVGGTADLHRSLVRDTDTHTTAEAFAILAENDDAWSVSAYDPSYTSATTPEEMTRFLRTLWSGTLLSPEQTEFVRTVMRYQVWPHRIAAAFPHRSVSVAGKTGTIGVIRNEVAVVEFPGEYPVAVAVFTRAARADPQLPVVDAAIAETARIAVTELRRPLPQE; from the coding sequence TTGAGCGGCGGTCGGGCGACGGACGGGCATGCCGCCGAGGAGAGGATCCGCGCCGTCTTCGCCGATGCGGGATGTACCGGCTGGCTGCACGCCCGCCGCTGCGACGACTCCGGGGCCGAGATCTCCATCGGAGGTCGAGAGCGGGTGGTCGTCGCGTCGGTGTACAAACTGCCGCTGTTCGTCGCGTTCTGCCGCTACGTCGACGCCGGGCGCATCGATCCCACGTCCCGGCTCACAGTGACCCCGTCCGACTGCACGCCAGGCCCGACCGGCATCGCCGTCATGCGCGACCCGGTGACCATGAGCCTGCGCGACCTGGCGACCTCGATGATGACCGTCTCCGACAACGCGGCGGCCGATGTGCTGCTCGGCGCGACCGGTCTCGGTGCGGTCGAGGAACTGCTGGACCACCTCGGTCTCACCCAGACCCGAATCGTGGGCGGCACCGCCGACCTGCACCGCAGCCTGGTCCGCGACACCGACACCCACACCACCGCCGAGGCGTTCGCGATCCTGGCGGAGAACGACGACGCGTGGTCGGTATCGGCATACGACCCCTCCTACACGAGCGCGACGACACCGGAGGAAATGACCCGGTTCCTGCGCACACTATGGAGCGGCACGTTGCTGTCTCCCGAACAGACCGAGTTCGTCCGAACCGTCATGCGCTACCAGGTCTGGCCGCATCGCATCGCCGCCGCTTTCCCGCACCGCAGCGTGTCGGTCGCGGGGAAGACCGGAACCATCGGCGTGATCCGCAACGAGGTCGCGGTGGTGGAGTTCCCCGGCGAGTATCCCGTCGCCGTCGCGGTTTTCACCCGTGCGGCGCGCGCGGACCCGCAGCTGCCCGTCGTCGACGCCGCCATCGCCGAGACCGCCCGCATCGCCGTCACCGAGCTCCGCCGCCCCTTGCCGCAGGAGTGA
- a CDS encoding ABC transporter ATP-binding protein, translating into MTSQALGDTTDTAVTTDVAAHAIELTKVYGSGDTQVRALDGVSTEFAKGEFTAIMGPSGSGKSTLMHCLAGLDSASSGTVRIGDTDLTTLSDKQMTRLRRDRIGFVFQAFNLVPTLTALENITLPLDIAGRKPDQDWLDTVLKRLGLTDRLTHRPSELSGGQQQRVACARALAGKPEIVFGDEPTGNLDSRASEEVLSILRAAVDEFGQTVVIVTHEPHAAGFADRVVFLADGRIVDEMRDPTADTVLDRMKALEQA; encoded by the coding sequence ATGACTTCGCAAGCCTTGGGCGACACCACCGACACCGCGGTCACGACCGATGTCGCGGCCCACGCTATCGAACTGACGAAGGTCTACGGATCGGGCGATACCCAGGTCAGGGCCTTGGACGGAGTGTCGACCGAGTTCGCGAAGGGAGAGTTCACCGCGATCATGGGCCCGTCCGGATCGGGGAAATCGACCCTGATGCACTGTCTGGCCGGGCTGGACAGCGCCAGTTCCGGCACCGTCCGTATCGGCGACACCGACCTCACCACCCTGTCCGACAAGCAGATGACGCGCCTGCGCCGAGACCGCATCGGGTTCGTCTTCCAGGCGTTCAACCTGGTGCCGACGCTCACGGCGCTGGAGAACATCACGCTGCCGCTGGACATCGCCGGGCGCAAACCCGACCAGGACTGGCTGGACACGGTGCTGAAGCGGCTCGGGCTCACCGATCGGCTCACCCACCGTCCCAGTGAGCTGTCCGGCGGGCAGCAGCAGCGGGTGGCCTGTGCGCGGGCGCTGGCGGGAAAACCGGAGATCGTCTTCGGCGACGAGCCGACCGGCAACCTGGACTCCCGCGCTTCAGAGGAGGTGCTGTCGATCCTGCGCGCCGCGGTGGACGAGTTCGGGCAGACGGTCGTCATCGTGACGCACGAGCCGCATGCGGCCGGATTCGCCGACCGGGTGGTGTTCCTGGCCGACGGTCGCATTGTGGACGAGATGCGCGATCCGACCGCCGACACCGTGCTGGACCGGATGAAAGCGTTGGAGCAGGCGTGA
- a CDS encoding ABC transporter permease: MAGSPMRKVALRNLAAHKVRLALTLLSVVLGTAFIAGSFVFTDTLQHTFDGIFANEAKGVDVRVSPKERQAQGIPNNVVDELAKYPGVRTVAPSVNGPVVLLDPAGKKAVQTGGAPTFGKSYLPPAKAVAEPEKFTQGVPPARPGEIALNTGGAERAGLKVGDRTKILIPSQPDPIDVTLTGIYELPADTGGFIGVLFDDTQARKLFTDGLHVAYVDLAAGGIPGDGLRDNLGRDLPGYKVQNGDQVRTDLKKEVSNALNFINYFLLAFGAIALIVGTFIIYNTFSMIVAQRLRELALLRAVGASRQQVGRSVVAEAFVIGLIGSAIGLAGGVGLAFGLSAVLNAFDLGLPTGSMAVLPRTIVVGLFVGLAVTMVSAYAPARRAARIPPVQAMREEFASTGESLRVRTAIGVVLAGLGVGFVVLGAQRTGGTAAATVGVGALGLIFAVLLAAPALSRPVVAGLGVLVRPFGSIGHMARNNAARNPRRTAATAFALTLGLMLVSAIGMLGASAKESVGVLIDKGVRADYALAGPQLLGVPFGAADAARTKVPGVAEVVGLRGAGFKIGDEQVFAASADGPLDGVLNYEIVRGSGTLGDRDVLVSDEEADKRGWKVGEPVSLTSFDGKKVSLTVTGVYKKTPLLGPMVVSQAVYDEVVPLNFRTNFLVLVKAKPGANITEMRADLEKATEQFVVVQVQDREEFKGAQGRQINTLLAILYGLLALAVVIAILGIVNTLALSVVERRREIGMLRAVGMQRMQVRRTIYLESMLIAVFGAIVGMVLGLGLGVGFLRTLRDFGLDQIAIPWTQLVLVLISSAVVGVLAALWPAVRAARTPPLAAIADL; the protein is encoded by the coding sequence ATGGCTGGAAGTCCGATGCGCAAAGTTGCGTTGCGCAATCTTGCCGCGCACAAGGTCCGGCTCGCTTTGACCCTGTTGTCGGTGGTGCTCGGCACCGCCTTCATCGCGGGCTCGTTCGTGTTCACCGACACGCTGCAGCACACCTTCGACGGGATCTTCGCCAACGAGGCCAAGGGCGTCGACGTCCGAGTGAGCCCGAAAGAGCGCCAGGCACAAGGCATTCCGAACAACGTGGTGGACGAGCTGGCGAAATACCCCGGCGTCCGCACGGTGGCCCCGAGCGTGAACGGGCCGGTGGTGCTGCTCGATCCGGCGGGCAAGAAAGCTGTGCAGACCGGCGGAGCGCCCACCTTCGGCAAGTCCTACCTGCCGCCGGCGAAGGCCGTCGCGGAGCCGGAGAAGTTCACTCAGGGCGTCCCACCCGCGCGCCCCGGCGAGATCGCGCTCAACACCGGCGGAGCCGAGCGGGCCGGGCTGAAGGTCGGTGACCGGACCAAGATCCTGATCCCGTCGCAGCCGGACCCGATCGACGTAACCCTCACCGGCATCTACGAACTCCCTGCGGACACCGGCGGTTTCATCGGTGTGCTGTTCGACGACACGCAGGCGCGCAAGCTGTTCACCGACGGCCTGCACGTCGCCTATGTGGATCTCGCGGCCGGCGGCATCCCCGGCGACGGCCTGCGCGACAATCTGGGCAGGGACCTGCCCGGCTACAAGGTGCAGAACGGTGATCAGGTCCGCACCGACCTGAAGAAGGAAGTCTCCAACGCGCTCAACTTCATCAACTACTTCCTGCTCGCGTTCGGTGCGATTGCGCTGATCGTCGGCACGTTCATCATCTACAACACCTTCTCGATGATCGTCGCGCAGCGCCTGCGCGAGCTGGCGCTGCTGCGCGCGGTCGGCGCGAGCCGTCAGCAGGTCGGCCGGTCGGTGGTGGCGGAGGCGTTCGTCATCGGGTTGATCGGCAGCGCGATCGGTCTCGCGGGCGGCGTCGGGCTGGCGTTCGGGCTGTCGGCGGTGTTGAACGCCTTCGACCTGGGGCTGCCGACCGGATCGATGGCGGTGCTGCCGCGCACCATCGTGGTCGGGTTGTTCGTCGGTCTCGCGGTGACGATGGTCAGCGCCTATGCGCCCGCACGTCGCGCGGCGCGGATTCCACCCGTGCAGGCCATGCGTGAGGAGTTCGCGTCCACCGGTGAGTCGCTGCGCGTGCGCACGGCCATCGGGGTGGTGCTCGCCGGGCTCGGCGTCGGGTTCGTCGTGCTGGGTGCGCAGCGCACCGGCGGCACGGCGGCCGCGACGGTCGGCGTCGGCGCGCTCGGCCTGATCTTCGCGGTGCTGCTCGCCGCGCCCGCGCTGTCGCGGCCGGTGGTGGCCGGGCTCGGGGTGCTGGTGCGGCCGTTCGGGTCGATCGGGCACATGGCGCGCAACAACGCCGCGCGCAACCCTCGGCGCACCGCCGCGACGGCGTTCGCGCTCACGCTCGGGCTGATGCTGGTCTCGGCGATCGGCATGCTGGGCGCGTCGGCCAAGGAGAGCGTCGGCGTGCTGATCGACAAGGGGGTGCGAGCCGACTACGCGCTCGCGGGTCCGCAGTTGCTCGGGGTGCCGTTCGGCGCGGCCGACGCGGCCCGCACGAAAGTGCCCGGGGTGGCCGAGGTGGTCGGACTCCGCGGCGCCGGTTTCAAGATCGGCGACGAGCAGGTGTTCGCCGCGTCGGCGGATGGGCCGCTGGACGGCGTGCTGAACTACGAAATCGTGCGCGGTAGTGGCACTCTCGGCGACCGCGACGTGCTCGTGTCGGACGAGGAGGCGGACAAACGGGGCTGGAAGGTCGGCGAACCGGTGAGCCTGACCAGTTTCGACGGCAAGAAGGTTTCGCTCACGGTGACCGGCGTGTACAAGAAGACTCCGCTGCTCGGTCCCATGGTGGTGTCGCAAGCCGTCTACGACGAGGTGGTTCCGCTCAACTTCCGGACCAACTTCCTGGTGCTGGTCAAGGCGAAGCCGGGTGCGAACATCACCGAGATGCGCGCCGACCTGGAGAAGGCGACCGAGCAATTCGTTGTGGTGCAGGTGCAGGACCGGGAGGAGTTCAAGGGTGCGCAGGGCAGGCAGATCAACACGCTGCTGGCCATCCTCTACGGTCTGCTCGCGTTGGCGGTGGTGATCGCGATCCTGGGCATCGTGAACACCCTCGCGCTGTCGGTGGTGGAGCGGCGCAGGGAGATCGGCATGCTGCGCGCGGTCGGCATGCAGCGCATGCAGGTGCGCAGGACGATCTATCTCGAGTCGATGTTGATCGCGGTATTCGGCGCGATCGTCGGCATGGTGCTCGGCCTCGGCCTCGGCGTCGGCTTCCTGCGAACCCTGCGCGATTTCGGCTTGGACCAGATCGCCATCCCGTGGACGCAACTGGTGCTCGTCCTGATCAGCTCGGCGGTCGTCGGTGTGCTGGCCGCACTATGGCCCGCGGTCCGCGCCGCACGCACGCCGCCCCTCGCGGCTATCGCCGACCTCTGA
- a CDS encoding VOC family protein — translation MLADSRAFSGFSVDDVDAAKTFYAETLGIRVSEENGMLNLHLGGGATVLVYPKSDHTPATFTILNFPVPDIEAAVDELTSRNVRFERYEFAEQDEKGIHRGGGPLIAWFTDPAGNVLSVIQE, via the coding sequence ATGCTTGCCGACAGCAGAGCGTTCAGTGGGTTCTCGGTGGACGACGTCGATGCGGCCAAGACGTTCTACGCCGAGACGCTGGGAATACGGGTTTCCGAGGAGAACGGGATGCTCAACCTGCACCTCGGCGGCGGGGCCACAGTCCTGGTGTATCCGAAATCGGACCACACGCCCGCGACATTCACGATCTTGAACTTTCCGGTCCCGGACATCGAGGCGGCCGTCGACGAGCTCACCAGCCGCAACGTCCGCTTCGAACGGTACGAATTCGCCGAACAGGACGAGAAAGGCATCCACCGCGGAGGCGGTCCCCTGATCGCCTGGTTCACCGACCCCGCGGGGAACGTGTTGTCCGTCATCCAGGAGTGA
- a CDS encoding VOC family protein gives MTTPTIGSLLLSSTDPARLRDWYASAFALKVDRTPGEPGYDVLDFGGFYVLIDSRDDVGGTNPEPGRVILNVDVDDARAVAGRIDDLGGRWVAELDDRDGSLFATAIDPDGNYVQFIQLSPKHRAAMAERS, from the coding sequence ATGACTACACCCACCATCGGCAGCCTGTTGTTGTCCAGCACCGACCCGGCCCGGCTGCGGGACTGGTATGCCTCGGCATTCGCGCTGAAGGTCGACCGCACGCCCGGCGAGCCCGGCTACGATGTCCTCGACTTCGGCGGCTTCTACGTACTGATCGACAGCCGCGACGACGTCGGGGGCACCAACCCCGAGCCGGGTCGGGTGATCCTGAACGTCGACGTGGACGATGCGCGGGCGGTAGCGGGTCGCATCGATGATCTCGGAGGGCGCTGGGTTGCCGAGCTGGACGACCGCGACGGCAGTCTGTTCGCCACGGCGATCGACCCGGATGGAAACTACGTTCAGTTCATTCAGCTGAGCCCGAAGCATCGGGCTGCGATGGCCGAGAGGAGCTAG